In Saccopteryx leptura isolate mSacLep1 chromosome 9, mSacLep1_pri_phased_curated, whole genome shotgun sequence, the genomic window TTTGGAAAGGAACAGTTTCGGTGGGTCACTCTTTCACTGAAAAGCACAGatgttttcccttctttcttcctctttttgctGCCTCTTTCTGTGAGAAGTGGGCTTAAAATTTATTAACATTGTGCAGCTCCTTAAGCACTGCTTGAAAAGAATATGAATGATAGGAGCTCACCTCCCTGCTGGTTCCCACTGGAGTGGTTCAAAGTACAGGCATAGGAGGCAGAcagtctgggttcaaatcctgcttcACCAgcactcagtttccccatctgcacctCAAGGGTTTTACTCAGACCTCCCTTATCAATGCGAGTGGTGAGATTCCATGAGTTCAGATGTGAAGGGGCTTAGaacaggctcccctcacagtaaGAACCAGAGAATCATGGGCTGTTACTGTTACTGTTATTGGCATCACCAAGCCTCACCTGTGCCTTCCCAGATCCCCAATATCCTGTAAGGTGCTTGGAGGCCCCTGTGGTACCAAGCACCCATTAAGACTCCCTAGGCAGGATCTTGGGAAGGTCCCTGGAAGGGAAAGAGTGGCAGGGAGGCCCTGGCAAGGCTCAGAGTGGCCAATTACTAAAACAGATAAAGGTTTTAATATCTTAATGTGTAAAGCCATCCCTAGGCTTACTAACTAATGTAGAGCTTGCTCACTCTTGATCTCATATGGAAGCCCAATCTCAAAACAGCCTCATAAGGGTGCTGTGTGGGGTTGGGGAGCTGGCTGGCCCAGCCCCTCaggctctcctctctccccagggTGAGGAGGTCCTCTGGCAGCTCCGCACCCTGGCACCTCGAGGTGTGAAGGTCCGCATTGCTGTAAGCAAACCCAGCgggccccagccccaggcagaCCTGCAGGCTCTGCTGCAGAGTGGTGAGCCAGGGGACAGCTGGGGgtgggctgggcctggggccgTCCAAGCTGGCCTCTGACCACCACCCCTGTCGGTTGCAGGTGCCCAAGTCCGCATGGTAGACATGCAGAAGCTGACCCATGGCGTCCTGCACACCAAGTTCTGGGTAGTGGACCAGACTCACTTCTATATCGGCAGTGCCAACATGGACTGGCGCTCCCTAACCCAGGTCTGCTTATACCCTGCCCACCCACTTTTCCAGGCCATTCCCTGCCCAGCCTCCAACTACGCCCCTCTTTAATCCCAGATGCTCTCTACCCGGTCTGCAATGTCTTCCTTCCCACCTCCTATCAGAAATGTCTCCAAATCCAGCCCTTTACTGCTCTCCACTTGCTCATGGAAGTCTAGGGCTCCCTTTTGTCCCCAGTGACAACTGCCAGCCTCGTTTTTCATTCTCCAAGTTCACCCTCTAAGCCCAGCCCTGTTCTGGGTGATGCTGGGAACACAGTGCTAAAGATGGGCCTCTCGGAACTCTCAGTCCAGTGCAGACAGGCCAGTCACCAGTAGTGTCAGCCCAGAGAGGTCAAGGCTGGGATGGCGGAAGCACGAGCAGAGGGATCCAGGCCAGGATGGGGACCCCAACTTGGGGTATCATGGAAGGGGTCCCAAAGGAGGCAATAACTAATCTGATAACTGAAGGATCTGTAGCAATCAGTACAAGACAGGAAAGAGTACAGCTGAGGCACTGATTACTGGCTCAGCCCCTAATCTCACCAACTCCTCAGGAAGATGCTGAACATAAGCTGTGGCTGAGACATCCCTGCTACCTGTCCTTCAGTCCAATGGGGAGATGGATTTGTCATCAGAGAGAGTAATGTGGGAAGCCCAAGAGACTGTGAGAGCTCAGAGGAGTGCCTAAAGCAGTCTGAGCAGTCAAGGGAGGCTTCCTTGAGGAAGAAATTGTCAGCTGAAacctaagaaaataaacataaaaaaatttttttttgccctggccagatagttcagttggttagagcattgtcccaaagtgtgaacgttgccagttcgatccccgttcaatccctgttcaggacacagacaggaactataatgttcctgtctctctctctctctctctctctctctctctctctttcctctctgtctaaaatcaagaaaataaatgtttcaaaaagaAAGCGAGAAACATAAGAATGGGTAGGAGCTCCCTCATTGGAGGGTAGAAacaatagcatgtgcaaaggttcAGGAAACCTAAAACTTTGAAATGATGTTGATTTTCACAAAAACTTGACTGAAGACAATTAGTCTTGAGTCAAATTCATGCCCATCGCAGGGCTTTAGATGGGGAGCTGGGGTGGAGTTGAGGGGCAAATGGAagggagatagggacagagagaggggaaatgGAGGAGTTACGGGTAGGAATGGGGGCCAAGGAGACGAGGAGAAGGGGCTACAGGTGTCCATGTCACTGATGGGCACCAGGCCACCACCCCAGGCTCAGCACTGCCCTTCCACAGGTCAAGGAGCTGGGCGTGGTCATGTACAACTGCAGCTGTCTAGCTCGAGACCTGACCAAGATCTTCGAGGCCTATTGGTACCTAGGCCAGGCGGGCAGCTCCATCCCGTCAACCTGGCCCCGGCCCTATGATACCCGCTACAATCAAGAGACGCCAATGGAGATCTGCCTCAACgggacccctgctctggcctACCTGGCAGTGAGTCTGAAGGAATAGGGCCTGTCATACTGTCACACCCTGACCACATGCCCTCACTCACTGCCTCCAGCCCTTCCTAGggacagtggggagggggggggcctGGGCTATGTTTCAACCTCTTAGGGCTTCCATGGACCTAGCCGTACCTCCCCTAAATCCAGTTGAAAATTAGTTCCTCAGTCACCTAGCCATATTTCAAGTACTCAGCAGTCACATGTAGCAAATGGCCACCATTTTGGACAGTGCAGATACCGAAACGTTTCCATCAGTGCAGAAAGTTCTATCGGACAGCGCCAGCTGTTGCCCGTGGCAGGTATTGAGCACTCTAGATAAGGCACTACTATTTTTAGCTATTGATATTGTCACTAGTTGGGGTGGCCAACCTTGTTCCTTTCAGTTCCCCCAAGCAAGTCACCTAGCCAAGCCCAGTCATTGTGGAGGGCCACATAGGGGGCACATGGATGCAGGGGTCCTGTGCTCCAGGGGTCCCTCCCACAGAGGACTGAGGGTTGCCCCATTACCACTTCCCCTCTTCTAACTTGAGTTTGCTCCCCTGTCGTGAGGATGGGGGAGAGCTGGGTAAAGGGCCTGGTGTGGCATGGGCACCTGAGGAATGGCGTTAGGTGGCTTGTGAGTGAGTCAGGGATAAAACAATTAGAGCAGAGGTCATCAAACTTGAGCGTGCATCAGAACCACGAGGGGGCatataaaatgcagattcctgggccccacctCATCCCCTCATTCAGTATGCCATGTATAGTGAGGTCCAAGAATTTACaattctaacaagttcccaggtttctcttttttaaaaacaatgttttaaattatttattcattttagagaaggagaagagatagtgtgagagaaagagaagggggaggagcaggaagcatcaactcccatatgtgccttgaccaggcaagcccaaggtttcaaaccagcgacctcagcattccaggtcgatgctttatccactgcgccaccacaggtcagaatccCAGCTGATGTTCTTAGTGCTGAGTCAGGGACCTTTGTTATGAAGCTCTGGGTTAGAGCATAAATTCTGGAACCAGAcaacctaggttcaaatcctggcttcatTTATCAGTTGTGCGACTCAGGCAAATCACTTACCCTCTGTGAGCCTGAGTTTCCTCCCCTGTGAAATGGACAGGGGAGTCATTCCTTCTCTTCATGGAGGCTGAGGATTCAGTGAGACCCACAGGACCTGGCTAGTGGTGAGCTGTCTGTACCTGGGGTCTGTTGTGATGGCACCCTTGGCAGAGCGCATGTCTTGACTGTCCCCTCGCCCCCAGAGTGCACCCCCGCCACTGTGTCCAAGCGGCCGCACCCCAGACTTGAAGGCTCTGCTCAACGTGGTGGACAATGCCCAGAGTTTTATCTACATTGCAGTGATGAACTATCTGCCCACCATGGAGTTCTCCCACCCGCGCAGGTACCACTCGGTGTGTGGACAGGGCTCGGGGCAGAGAGCCACCgagagtggaagaggaagaggaggagtgaGGGGACCTAGAAAGCAGACAGCAGAGCCAAGGCAAGGGGACAGATGGAGGGGAAGTGatggggagaggcagggaagacAGAGGTAACAGAGAGAGGGGGCCTGGGTGCTTAAgccaggggcagaggggacagagaaaaGGGTGAATATTGGGGCTTGGAGACTGGAGGCCTGAGGTAAGGGATATGGGATTTCTGGAGGTAGGAAGCAGGTAGCATGCCTAGAGGCGGATGAGGAGTTAGGGAATGGCGGCTCAGAAAAAAGTAGTCTgggcaacagaaaaaaatgatggaaagactGGGTTTGGGGGCAGGAATGGGAGCCAGACTCGGGGAGTAGAGGGTATAGGGTTTAAGGAGGCAGGAAGAGTACTGGGAGCCAGAGATGGGGTAGTCTTAGGGTTTGGGGGCTCTCAGAAGCTGAAACGGGGCCCAGGTCTGGCTCCATAAAGCTGAGGGTGAGGCTTGTGGATAAAAGGCCCTCCGTTCCCTGCACTCCCACCCCAAGGTTCTGGCCTGCCATTGACGACGGGCTGCGGCGGGCTGCCTACGAGCGGGGCATCAAGGTGCGCCTGCTGGTCAGCTGCTGGGGACACTCTGAGCCGTCCATGCGGGCCTTCCTGCTCTCCCTGGCCGCCTTGCGTGACAACCACACCCACTCTGACATCCAAGTGGTAAGCACCTGCCACAGGCCCGCTCCTCAGCCCCTGTGCTAGGCAGGACTGGGCACACAGTGCTGTGGAGTCATCTGATGGGGAAGACCCAGAGTGAGCTGAGCAGTGATGGAGAGACCATAggtcaggacccaggtttgggggGACAGGGTAGAGGGCTCAGGGTGGGATGGGGGTTCCCAGTAGAAGCACCTGCCCAGCCTGAGGGATCATGGAGGACTATCTGGGAAAGGGGGCATCTAAGGTGAGACCTAAGGAACCATTCTAGAGGAGTCTCTAGGAGTCATTCTAGAAGGAATGGGTGCCAAATGAAGCGACTTGGTGCTCCCAGTCTGCCCACCCTTTAGGCCCTGTGCTGGCCTGAGGTTTCTATGGACTCCCCAGTCCTACAGCCCCATTCCACACCCCAAACCTTGGGGCTTCTCTAACCCCCACTGCATCTCCcgctgcttctctttctcccctccaccCAGAAACTCTTTGTGGTCCCTGCGGACGAGGCCCAGGCTCGAATCCCATATGCTCGAGTCAACCACAACAAGTATATGGTGACCGAACGTGCGGCCTACATCGGTGAGTGTCCAGGCACCAccaggggaatgggagagggtgTCAGGCACTGCTGTGGGCCCTgactctgccccctgccccgtaGGAACCTCCAACTGGTCTGGCAGCTACTTCACAGAGACGACGGGTACCTCACTGCTGGTGACACAGAACGGGCAGGGCGGCCTACGGAGCCAGCTGGAGGCTGTTTTCCTGAGGGACTGGGACTCCCCTTACAGCCATGACCTCGACACCTCAGCCGAGAGTGTGGGCAATGCCTGTCGCCTGCTCTGAAGCCCAACACACAGGCCAAGGCCTTCAAGGCCCCTGCAGACCCAGATGTCCTGGGTCATGGTCCCTGCCCCCGTGCCCCTGCTTCTGTCTGTCCCATTGTGGCTCCACAGGCCCCCTTGCTCTCCCACCTCTACCTCGCCCCCTCCGGCCTGACGCTGTGGCCTCAGGTCCCAGCCAAGCTTGGGGAGGGATCAGTCCTAGGAGAAGTGGGGGTGCATGCTgggcccagccccccagcccatTGCCTTCCCAGGGCAAAGAGGGCCCAAGGTTATAATAAGAAGTAAATAATTTGTCTGTACAGCCTCTACCTGACTGAGTGGAATGGGGTGTTGGGATAGGAGACAGCTAGCATGGGCCTCTGGGGACATGAGCATGTACACTGAGCTCTTAGCATGTGCTTGGCATGTGCTGAGCACATAGCATAAAGTGGTATGTGCTGAGCCCTCAGCATGTAACCATACAGGCTGGCATGTGTGACTAGCTTGTACTAGGCCCTCAGCATGAAGTGCACATGAGCTGGCATGTGCTAGATGCATTGTGTGACCATGTGGCTGGCGTGTGCTGAGCTTCCTGTAGCCAGCATGGGGTAGTGCCCTCGGTAGAGCACTTGGCATGCTTACAGCGGATGAGCACGCACTGAACCACTGCCATATCCCAAGGGTAGACTCACATATCTGAACACTGGGGCATGCACTAAGCATGCATTTGCACCTGCCAAGCGAATTTATACTTAGCATGTCCCAAGCACGAATAAGTGCACGGCAAACCTGTAATGTGTGACAAGGACAGGTAAGCAGACAATGAGACCTTGGCATCTGGCAAGCTTGGGTTGGCACCTGCTGAACACAATATTCTGAGGGTGGGTTCTCATGTGGCCAGCACTCAGCATATTTAGGGGGTGGGTCAGTGTGCCAAGCACAGCCTGTACATCCCAGTGCCATGGCAGCCCAGCCTCCAGCCCAAGCCACAGCTGAGTGTGGCATCAGAGAGCAGGGCCTGGGCACCAGTTTGAACCCCACCACCCTCAGGTAGGGAGGACAGATTTGAGGCAGGGCTGTGAACAGTTCTTTATTGAAATAGGCAGAGGCAACAGGGCTGAGAACTTGATCAGGGCCAACAGGGTGCAGCCACCTTTCTGTGTCCCTCTGATCAAGGTGGCCATAGGCTAGACACCAAGGCCCTCCTGTGTTCAGAGTATGTATGCAGGTATGCACTATGGGTGGGGAAATGGGAATTTCTGGATAACTATCTTTCTGTAAGAATTTGTGGGTTCAAGGGATGACTCTGAGGAAGGAATGCCAGCCCAGCTAGCTCGGCCACCAGTGATTGGTAGAGGTTGGTCGTCATCAATGCTGCCCACTGACATGCTGCAAAAAGCTGGTGGCCCGGGGTGGACCATGTGGGTGGGCATGGCGAGGTGGTAGCCCCTGAGCCTGTGGGCCCCTGATGCCCTCCAAGGTCCAGTCTGGCTCACTCAGCCATTCCCCAGGACAGCTGGTGGGGTCGAAGAGCTCAGGGCCTGGCCTctgtgggggaggagagaaggcatCAGACAAGAAACCACCAGCCTGGACTCCCCTCTGTCCCACCTGAACCCTATCACATCCTGGGGGCTTTAATAGTGTGTGCCGAGACCTCAGTGTGTCCTGAGGGTATGTGTCTGCTGAGGCTTTTTCAAATCTTCCTGAGGGTAGGTGAGCATGTGCTAAAACTCTTCTTGGTGTTGGGGCTCTATCACTTCGTACAGGTAGAGATTACTGTGTTCTGAGTTTTTATACAGCAGAGACTGATCACATCCTAATTATATCCTGAGTATGAATTAGTGTGTATGGAGTCTTGTAACATCCTGAGGGTGGGCTAGTGTGATCTGGACCCTGAGCCAGCTGTAGACAATGCATATGTGTGAGGAGCCAAGGCCAGGTTCACCGTACCCTCTTCCTGAAGCTCTGGGGGAGCCCCTGACCCCAGAACCACCTGCACCCTTCCTCCCATCTGACTtacctcagcatccagggtcaTGTCCTTGATGTCCGGCCCATCCCCGTCCCTCTTGGGGAGAGTGGGCGGCTTAGCCGAGGCCCCACAGTGCTCTCCTTCTGCCCAGCCACTGCCCCGGCAGGGCCCATCGTCCTCGGGTGAGGCCTGGCCCAGCTGGATGAGGTTGCTGAAGTTGGAATCGGACTTGGAGCCTGCGGATGGCTTGCGGGCCTTGTGGCGGCTGGCCAGGCGGCTGCCATAGAAAGCCAGGATGGGCTCGGGACCCGAGTCGGGCACTCGAAGGCCAGCTACAGCTGCCTTGAGTGGGGCCAGCACATTGGGGTTCTCACCCCACAGCCCGCAGCCTGCCTCCTGCAGACTCAAGTCATCCAGCTGGTCAATGGCCCTTTGCATGCCTGGTGCCTTCTCACAGAAAAAGGGCGCGCTGCTCACTACACTGCCCAGAcccacagcctcctcctcctcagccagGCGGTAGTAGGGTGGTTCATTTTCCGAAGCAGCGACAATGGGTGTGGCTGGCTTGCCCTCCACCTGTAGTGAGAGACAGCAGCTGCGCAGCGACAGCTGGTAGTAGCGGGTGCTTTCGTGGGTGCTGCGCAGCTGCTGCATGGACACGAAAGGGTGACGCAGGGCGGCGCTGGGGCTGATGCGTTCGTGCGACTCCCAGGTTAGCATGCGCTTGATCAGCTCCACCATGCTCTTGATGTCAGCATGCTCGGCCAGCGCCTCACGGTCTTGGAAGGTCAGCCGACCAGCTGCCCCATCACCAT contains:
- the PLD3 gene encoding 5'-3' exonuclease PLD3, producing the protein MKPKLMYQELKVPTEEPANEMPMNEIEAWKAAEKKARWVLLVLILAVVGFGALMTQLFLWEYGDLHLFGPNQRPAPCYDPCEAVLVESIPEGLDFPNASTSNPSISQAWLGLLTGAHSSLDIASFYWTLTNNDTHTQEPSAQQGEEVLWQLRTLAPRGVKVRIAVSKPSGPQPQADLQALLQSGAQVRMVDMQKLTHGVLHTKFWVVDQTHFYIGSANMDWRSLTQVKELGVVMYNCSCLARDLTKIFEAYWYLGQAGSSIPSTWPRPYDTRYNQETPMEICLNGTPALAYLASAPPPLCPSGRTPDLKALLNVVDNAQSFIYIAVMNYLPTMEFSHPRRFWPAIDDGLRRAAYERGIKVRLLVSCWGHSEPSMRAFLLSLAALRDNHTHSDIQVKLFVVPADEAQARIPYARVNHNKYMVTERAAYIGTSNWSGSYFTETTGTSLLVTQNGQGGLRSQLEAVFLRDWDSPYSHDLDTSAESVGNACRLL
- the HIPK4 gene encoding homeodomain-interacting protein kinase 4; translated protein: MATIQSETDCYDIIEVLGKGTFGEVAKGWRRSTGELVAIKILKNDAYRNRIIKNELKLLRCMRGLDPEEAHVIRFLEFFHDALKFYLVFELLEQNLFEFQKENNFAPLPARHIRTVTLQVLRALARLKELAIIHADLKPENIMLVDQTRCPFRVKVIDFGSASIFSEVRYVKEPYIQSRFYRAPEILLGLPFCEKVDVWSLGCVMAELHLGWPLYPGNNEYDQVRYICETQGLPKPHVLHAARKAHHFFKRNPHPDFTNPWQLKSSADYLAETKVRPLERRKYMLKSLDQIETVNGDGAAGRLTFQDREALAEHADIKSMVELIKRMLTWESHERISPSAALRHPFVSMQQLRSTHESTRYYQLSLRSCCLSLQVEGKPATPIVAASENEPPYYRLAEEEEAVGLGSVVSSAPFFCEKAPGMQRAIDQLDDLSLQEAGCGLWGENPNVLAPLKAAVAGLRVPDSGPEPILAFYGSRLASRHKARKPSAGSKSDSNFSNLIQLGQASPEDDGPCRGSGWAEGEHCGASAKPPTLPKRDGDGPDIKDMTLDAERPGPELFDPTSCPGEWLSEPDWTLEGIRGPQAQGLPPRHAHPHGPPRATSFLQHVSGQH